The Halosimplex litoreum genome has a window encoding:
- a CDS encoding cupin domain-containing protein — translation MERVSFDDAETYEPDEGWRRVALAGDDDVSLEYFEKPPGHSSPMHDHENGQVCLVLDGELTVHTGEESERLERHDSVWLDPWEAHRVENESEEPAVGLDIFVPGRSFDFWTDREE, via the coding sequence ATGGAGCGAGTCAGTTTCGACGACGCCGAGACGTACGAACCGGACGAAGGGTGGCGCCGCGTCGCACTGGCGGGCGACGACGACGTGAGCCTCGAGTACTTCGAGAAGCCGCCGGGCCACTCCTCGCCGATGCACGACCACGAGAACGGCCAGGTGTGTCTCGTCCTCGACGGCGAGCTGACCGTCCACACCGGCGAGGAAAGCGAGCGCCTCGAACGGCACGACTCGGTGTGGCTCGACCCCTGGGAGGCCCACCGCGTCGAGAACGAGAGCGAGGAGCCGGCCGTCGGCCTCGACATCTTCGTCCCCGGACGCTCGTTCGACTTCTGGACCGACCGCGAGGAGTGA
- a CDS encoding RodZ family helix-turn-helix domain-containing protein: MKRRTLLRGLGAAGTLALTGCLSDGPGGQPTDTDEPADTDEPAATPSDDPATTDPAVTPDRDGDTVTEPHPDGTDDPSATPSDSPEDTVSETPDGEPSATPSGVTDSSLEVTDSGCGGQTDDASVGFDGNAGTVTVTGTTWGSDACYTAVLSDVRLDGGTLTVVVGAESDADTDTMCAECLTEIDYEATVALDSALPREVVVVHGHDGEDTRVTSESR; the protein is encoded by the coding sequence GTGAAGCGACGCACCCTCCTCCGCGGCCTCGGCGCCGCGGGCACGCTCGCCCTGACCGGCTGTCTGTCCGACGGACCCGGCGGCCAACCGACCGATACCGACGAACCGGCCGACACCGACGAACCGGCCGCTACGCCGTCCGACGACCCCGCGACCACCGACCCGGCGGTGACGCCCGACCGAGACGGCGATACCGTGACCGAGCCACACCCCGACGGAACCGACGACCCGAGCGCCACGCCGAGCGACTCGCCCGAGGATACCGTGAGCGAGACGCCCGACGGCGAGCCGTCGGCGACGCCCAGCGGGGTCACGGATTCGTCGCTGGAAGTGACCGACAGCGGCTGCGGCGGTCAGACCGACGACGCCTCGGTCGGCTTCGACGGAAACGCCGGCACGGTCACCGTGACGGGGACGACCTGGGGGTCGGACGCCTGCTACACGGCCGTCCTGTCGGACGTTCGCCTCGACGGTGGGACGCTCACCGTCGTCGTCGGTGCCGAATCCGACGCCGACACCGACACGATGTGCGCCGAGTGTCTCACCGAGATCGACTACGAGGCGACAGTGGCGCTCGACAGCGCGCTCCCCCGCGAGGTCGTCGTCGTCCACGGCCACGACGGCGAGGACACGCGCGTCACCTCGGAGTCCCGATAG
- a CDS encoding FAD-dependent oxidoreductase translates to MGDVTVAGLPRYDPDAVADAGERAVVVGASVAGLLAARVLADGYDEVTVLDSDDLPDEPVTRGGVPQGHHPHALLAGGRATVEDLLPGTSEDVIAGGGVITDFAGEVRFYAEGAYLAPGPTRRETVSASRPLFEHVVREHATAHDRVTVRPNTQCIEYRLDPTGTAVGGLLVRADGDARELDADLVVDATGRASRTPQWLDANGFAAPPVDEVTIDVAYSTTTVERPHDDRRTFLLPASAPRSRGGMAAPVDGDRWVVNVHGVHGETPPTDRAGFAAFADTLPTPDVKRILDEHAWADDVHAYRFPANRRNRYEALDRFPETLVVVGDAVASFNPVYAQGMSVAALEALALHHVLAAGTHALGPRLFDRVSPVVDIAWSLAVGSDFGYPETDGPKPRGTGLVDWYLGRLLRRAHTDGRLTDAFVRVLSMTDAPSTLFAPGIARRVLAPSIRGPPRTADRVGDHREDRRSSS, encoded by the coding sequence GTGGGTGACGTGACCGTCGCGGGGCTCCCCCGCTACGACCCGGACGCCGTCGCCGACGCCGGCGAGCGCGCCGTCGTCGTCGGTGCGAGCGTGGCGGGGCTGCTCGCCGCACGCGTGCTGGCCGACGGCTACGACGAGGTGACGGTGCTCGACAGCGACGACCTGCCCGACGAACCGGTCACGCGCGGTGGCGTCCCGCAGGGACACCACCCCCACGCGCTGCTGGCGGGCGGCCGGGCGACCGTCGAGGACCTGCTCCCCGGAACCAGCGAGGACGTCATCGCGGGCGGCGGCGTCATAACCGACTTCGCCGGCGAGGTCCGTTTCTACGCCGAGGGAGCGTATCTCGCGCCGGGGCCGACGCGCCGCGAGACCGTCTCGGCCAGCCGTCCCCTGTTCGAGCACGTCGTCCGCGAACACGCCACCGCCCACGACCGCGTCACCGTTCGCCCGAACACCCAGTGCATCGAGTACCGCCTCGATCCGACGGGAACCGCGGTCGGCGGCCTCCTCGTCCGCGCGGACGGGGATGCGCGCGAACTCGACGCCGACCTGGTCGTCGACGCCACCGGTCGCGCGAGTCGGACACCCCAGTGGCTCGACGCCAACGGCTTTGCGGCGCCTCCGGTCGACGAGGTGACCATCGACGTGGCCTACAGCACGACCACCGTCGAACGGCCCCACGACGACCGGCGGACGTTCCTGCTACCCGCCTCGGCGCCCCGCAGTCGCGGCGGCATGGCCGCACCCGTCGACGGCGACCGCTGGGTCGTCAACGTCCACGGCGTCCACGGCGAGACGCCGCCGACCGACCGCGCCGGCTTCGCGGCCTTCGCCGACACGCTCCCGACGCCCGACGTGAAGCGCATCCTCGACGAGCACGCGTGGGCCGACGACGTCCACGCCTACCGCTTCCCCGCGAACCGTCGGAACCGCTACGAGGCGCTCGACCGGTTCCCCGAGACCTTGGTCGTCGTCGGTGACGCCGTCGCGAGCTTCAACCCCGTCTACGCCCAGGGGATGTCGGTCGCGGCGCTGGAGGCGCTCGCGCTCCACCACGTGCTGGCCGCCGGCACCCACGCGCTCGGGCCGCGACTCTTCGACCGCGTGTCGCCGGTCGTCGATATCGCGTGGTCGCTGGCGGTCGGCTCCGACTTCGGCTACCCCGAAACCGATGGGCCGAAGCCGCGTGGGACCGGCCTCGTCGACTGGTATCTCGGGCGACTCCTCCGGCGAGCCCACACCGACGGGCGCCTCACCGACGCGTTCGTCCGCGTCCTCTCGATGACCGACGCGCCGTCGACGCTGTTCGCACCGGGGATCGCCCGCCGCGTGCTCGCCCCGTCGATCCGGGGCCCACCGCGAACCGCAGACCGCGTCGGCGACCACCGAGAGGACCGTCGGTCGTCGAGCTGA
- a CDS encoding winged helix-turn-helix domain-containing protein: MGVTSDDEGDESALAPDAAFELLADETRMGILRALWGEYDPRDPDSAVSFRRLFDLVGADDTGNFNYHLGRLTGHFVRRTDAGYELAAPGFRVVRAVVAGSVTGDPSVPETPVDATCARCGGQVAIIHEDGTTWARCTDCEGYWSGREGAIFGFGLPPRGLRDRDADAVLDATITYSIHRFAAVCRGVCPECGGSVEGALDVCTDHDAGGVCDACGSAFRGVVTFDCGACKFDWRSPAYAPVSHHPALAAFYDDHGTEHVPATWAAVRRGLRWSEQVHSTEPPSLWVVVSESGDRRRFRLDATGTVVAVTD, translated from the coding sequence TCGAGCTGCTGGCCGACGAGACGCGCATGGGGATCCTCCGGGCGCTGTGGGGGGAGTACGACCCGCGCGACCCCGACTCGGCCGTGTCGTTCCGGCGGCTGTTCGACCTCGTCGGCGCCGACGACACCGGTAACTTCAATTACCACCTCGGCAGGCTCACCGGCCACTTCGTCCGCCGGACCGACGCGGGCTACGAACTCGCAGCCCCGGGGTTCAGGGTCGTCCGCGCGGTCGTCGCGGGCAGTGTCACGGGGGACCCATCGGTCCCGGAGACGCCCGTCGACGCGACCTGCGCGCGCTGTGGCGGGCAGGTGGCGATCATCCACGAGGACGGCACGACGTGGGCGCGGTGTACGGACTGCGAGGGGTACTGGTCCGGTCGGGAGGGCGCGATCTTCGGATTCGGGCTCCCGCCGCGGGGCCTGCGCGACCGCGACGCCGACGCGGTCCTCGACGCGACGATCACATACTCAATCCACCGCTTCGCGGCCGTCTGTCGCGGCGTCTGTCCGGAGTGCGGCGGCAGCGTCGAGGGCGCCCTCGACGTCTGTACCGACCACGATGCGGGCGGTGTTTGCGACGCCTGCGGGTCGGCGTTCCGCGGGGTGGTCACGTTCGACTGTGGAGCCTGCAAGTTCGACTGGCGCAGCCCCGCCTACGCGCCGGTGAGTCACCACCCCGCGCTCGCCGCCTTCTACGACGACCACGGGACCGAACACGTCCCGGCCACGTGGGCGGCGGTCCGGCGCGGCCTCCGCTGGAGCGAACAAGTCCACTCGACCGAGCCGCCCTCGCTCTGGGTCGTGGTGTCCGAGAGCGGCGACCGCCGTCGCTTCCGACTCGACGCGACCGGCACCGTCGTCGCAGTCACCGACTGA
- a CDS encoding ABC transporter ATP-binding protein, which produces MTGRTDPESTAHRRAETGSQATAAGRSADHEEAADDDATALAEPADTVVAVEGLGKRFGSGPDATVAVDDVSLSIDRGAIVGLLGPNGAGKTTLVKSILGMVLPDEGSVHIDGIDARERPRAAYSRVDALLEGARNDYWRLTVRENLRYFATVSGVDPDSVQARHDRLLERLDLAAHADVAVRDLSRGMKQKVSLASVLAGGADVVFLDEPTLGLDVESARTLQTELRRLAADEGLTVVLSSHNMDVVETVCDRVVIMSEGRVIADDTVEALLGGSDTHEIHVTSADFDDGLLATLRERFALAVVDRRDRGAHVAATVDSDGLYDLMATLRAHDVTLDRVRTVEPDLEDVFVDITGSGERR; this is translated from the coding sequence ATGACTGGCAGAACGGACCCGGAATCGACTGCCCACCGGCGGGCCGAGACCGGGTCACAGGCGACGGCCGCCGGGCGGTCGGCGGACCACGAGGAGGCCGCGGACGACGATGCCACGGCGCTCGCCGAGCCGGCCGACACCGTCGTCGCCGTCGAAGGGCTCGGCAAGCGGTTCGGGAGCGGTCCCGACGCCACCGTCGCGGTCGACGACGTGTCGCTCTCGATCGACCGCGGGGCCATCGTCGGCCTGCTCGGCCCCAACGGCGCCGGCAAGACGACGCTGGTCAAGTCGATCCTCGGGATGGTCCTGCCCGACGAGGGGTCGGTCCACATCGACGGTATCGACGCCCGCGAGCGCCCGCGAGCCGCCTACTCCCGGGTCGACGCGCTGCTGGAGGGCGCGCGCAACGACTACTGGCGGCTGACCGTCCGGGAGAACCTGCGCTACTTCGCCACCGTCAGCGGCGTCGACCCCGACTCGGTGCAGGCCCGCCACGACCGCCTGCTCGAACGGCTCGACCTCGCGGCCCACGCCGACGTGGCGGTCCGAGACCTCTCGCGGGGGATGAAACAGAAGGTGTCGCTGGCGAGCGTCCTCGCCGGCGGTGCGGACGTGGTCTTCCTCGACGAGCCGACGCTCGGGCTCGACGTCGAGAGCGCCCGAACCCTCCAGACGGAACTGCGCCGGTTAGCGGCCGACGAGGGGCTGACGGTCGTCCTCTCCAGTCACAACATGGACGTGGTCGAGACGGTCTGTGACCGCGTCGTCATCATGTCCGAGGGGCGGGTCATCGCCGACGACACGGTCGAGGCGCTACTCGGTGGAAGTGACACCCACGAGATACACGTCACCAGCGCGGACTTCGACGACGGCCTGCTCGCGACGCTGCGCGAGCGGTTCGCTCTCGCCGTCGTCGACCGCCGCGACCGCGGCGCACACGTTGCGGCGACCGTCGACAGCGACGGGCTCTACGACCTGATGGCGACGCTCCGGGCCCACGACGTGACCCTCGACCGGGTCCGGACCGTCGAACCGGACCTGGAGGACGTCTTCGTCGACATCACGGGCTCGGGGGAGCGCCGATGA
- a CDS encoding DUF5518 domain-containing protein, with the protein MTDVDTVHDAGRPAADEPTDGRDPVPAAVDWLLGIVTGLIGLALTAVGAAMYARVDRALIADFVTSEEVEVNGLTPAEAIDAGVPFVDWFAAGLAVTGLLLVAVAAAFVVARRRTRRRVTREGGTTATFRACAVYGAAVTALVSFIPGAAVAGGGAAAYLYGESGSGLRIGAVAGLVGWVLTVPLLVAVAGGFLAGADAIGQLAGGAVLVGVIVVAELVALAINAGLGAVGGYLIDRFA; encoded by the coding sequence ATGACGGACGTAGATACCGTACACGACGCTGGTCGACCCGCGGCCGACGAACCGACGGACGGGCGCGACCCGGTGCCGGCGGCGGTCGACTGGCTGCTGGGTATCGTGACCGGACTGATCGGACTCGCGCTGACGGCGGTCGGCGCCGCGATGTACGCTCGCGTCGACCGGGCGCTGATCGCCGACTTCGTCACCAGCGAGGAGGTCGAGGTAAACGGACTGACGCCCGCGGAAGCGATCGATGCCGGGGTCCCGTTCGTCGACTGGTTCGCGGCCGGGCTCGCCGTGACCGGACTGCTGTTGGTCGCCGTCGCCGCGGCGTTCGTCGTCGCTCGCCGGCGTACCCGTCGCCGGGTCACCCGCGAGGGCGGAACGACCGCGACGTTCCGCGCCTGCGCCGTCTACGGCGCCGCGGTGACGGCGCTGGTCTCGTTCATCCCCGGGGCGGCGGTCGCGGGCGGCGGGGCCGCGGCGTACCTGTACGGCGAGAGCGGGTCCGGCCTGCGTATCGGCGCCGTGGCCGGACTGGTCGGCTGGGTGCTGACGGTCCCGCTGCTCGTGGCCGTCGCGGGCGGGTTCCTCGCCGGTGCCGACGCGATCGGTCAGCTCGCGGGCGGCGCCGTCCTGGTCGGCGTCATCGTCGTCGCCGAACTGGTCGCGCTGGCGATCAACGCCGGGCTCGGCGCCGTCGGCGGCTACCTGATCGACAGGTTCGCCTGA
- a CDS encoding histone yields the protein MSVELPFAPVDTIIRRNAGSLRVSAEAAEELARRIQERGAERAVDAADVATGDGRKTLMASDFGTEPSGDKDELELPIAPVDRIARLDIDDYRVSMDARLALASDLEAYADRVAAAAADLARHADRRTVKAEDVEAYFRLSQYYE from the coding sequence ATGAGCGTCGAGCTACCGTTCGCGCCGGTCGACACCATCATCCGGCGCAACGCCGGGAGTTTGCGCGTCAGCGCCGAGGCCGCCGAGGAACTCGCCCGCCGCATCCAGGAGCGCGGTGCCGAGCGGGCGGTCGACGCGGCCGACGTGGCGACCGGGGACGGGCGGAAGACGCTGATGGCGTCGGATTTCGGGACCGAACCGAGCGGGGACAAAGACGAGCTGGAACTGCCGATCGCGCCGGTCGACCGCATCGCTCGCCTCGACATCGACGACTACCGCGTCTCCATGGACGCACGCCTCGCGCTGGCGTCCGACCTGGAGGCGTACGCCGACCGCGTGGCCGCGGCCGCCGCGGATCTGGCGCGCCACGCCGACCGGCGGACCGTCAAAGCCGAGGACGTCGAGGCCTACTTTCGACTGAGCCAGTACTACGAGTGA
- a CDS encoding single-stranded DNA binding protein, with amino-acid sequence MGAIEEVYADLDTDVSEEEFREAVEEKVEQMGGLADEETAAMLLAHELNEGEVDTVADIEPGMEEVKFLAKVVSIGELRTFERDGEDEDGRVANVEAADETGTVRLAFWDQQAESVVEGELEEGQVLRIAGRPKDGYNGLEVSVDKAEPDDDAEIDVELGDGSTVDALTMGQSDVNVRGIVLETDSIRTFDRDDGSEGKVSNLLLGDETGRVRVTMWDDRADRATELEPGTAVEVVDGYVREREGDLELHVGDHGAIDEIDETVEFTPEADAVGAVEMDEVVDLAGVVRSADPKRTFDRDDGSEGQVRNIRVQDDTGDIRVALWGEKADKEIAPGDEVFVADAEIQDGWQDDLEASAGWQSTVVVLDEDTGAGSAAPSPGGSGSGASGGSGGSSGSDAGLGAFTGDGDGADSGTSGDGGSEGAASAGGGADGGAAAAAAEEVEFTGTVVQTGDPVILDDGQETMQVDTDAALTLGQEVTVRGAMADDRLDADDVF; translated from the coding sequence ATGGGAGCGATCGAGGAGGTCTACGCGGATCTGGATACGGACGTCTCCGAGGAGGAGTTCCGCGAGGCCGTCGAAGAGAAAGTCGAGCAGATGGGCGGGCTCGCGGACGAGGAGACGGCGGCGATGCTGCTCGCCCACGAGCTCAACGAAGGGGAAGTCGACACCGTCGCGGACATCGAACCGGGCATGGAGGAGGTGAAGTTCCTCGCGAAGGTGGTCTCGATCGGTGAGTTGCGCACGTTCGAACGCGACGGCGAGGACGAGGACGGGCGCGTCGCCAACGTCGAAGCGGCCGACGAGACCGGTACCGTCCGGCTGGCCTTCTGGGACCAGCAGGCCGAGTCCGTGGTCGAGGGCGAACTGGAGGAGGGGCAGGTCCTCCGGATCGCCGGCCGCCCGAAAGACGGTTACAACGGCCTCGAAGTCTCCGTCGACAAGGCCGAACCGGACGACGACGCCGAGATCGACGTGGAACTGGGCGACGGGTCGACCGTCGACGCACTGACGATGGGCCAATCGGACGTGAACGTCCGGGGGATCGTCCTGGAGACGGACTCGATCCGCACGTTCGACCGCGACGACGGGTCGGAGGGGAAGGTGTCGAACCTGCTACTGGGCGACGAGACCGGCCGCGTGCGCGTGACGATGTGGGACGACCGCGCCGACCGCGCGACGGAGCTCGAACCCGGCACGGCCGTCGAGGTGGTCGACGGCTACGTCCGCGAGCGGGAGGGCGATCTGGAGCTGCACGTCGGCGACCACGGGGCGATCGACGAGATCGACGAGACCGTCGAGTTCACGCCGGAGGCCGACGCCGTCGGCGCCGTGGAGATGGACGAGGTGGTCGATCTGGCCGGCGTCGTCCGTTCGGCCGACCCAAAGCGTACCTTCGACCGCGACGACGGCTCGGAGGGGCAGGTCCGGAACATCCGCGTGCAGGACGACACGGGCGACATCCGGGTGGCGCTGTGGGGCGAGAAAGCCGACAAGGAGATCGCGCCGGGCGACGAGGTGTTCGTCGCCGACGCCGAGATCCAGGACGGCTGGCAGGACGACCTCGAGGCGTCGGCGGGCTGGCAGTCGACGGTGGTCGTCCTCGACGAGGACACCGGTGCGGGCTCGGCCGCACCCTCGCCGGGCGGGTCCGGGTCGGGTGCGAGCGGCGGGAGTGGGGGTTCGAGCGGGTCGGACGCCGGGCTCGGCGCGTTCACCGGTGACGGTGACGGCGCCGACTCCGGCACGAGCGGCGACGGCGGGTCCGAGGGGGCGGCGTCGGCCGGTGGGGGCGCCGACGGTGGGGCCGCGGCGGCCGCGGCGGAAGAGGTGGAGTTCACGGGGACGGTCGTTCAGACTGGCGATCCGGTCATCCTGGACGACGGTCAGGAGACGATGCAGGTCGACACCGACGCGGCGCTGACGCTCGGGCAGGAAGTGACCGTCCGCGGCGCGATGGCCGACGACCGACTCGACGCCGACGACGTGTTCTGA
- a CDS encoding ABC transporter permease has translation MSDAGLDASETSLDAGVTPQRATYAELAKQVLYREYLIFVRYPANAIGGIVVSLFFFGLLFYGGEMVAGRALTDSLAGIVVGYFLWTLSVGAYSSISNDIGSEVQWGTLERHVMTPFGFAPVALLKGVAKLVRTFLTSAVILAVMLAITDTGLGVPVLTVVVVAGLSVVSVLGLGFAAGGITVLYKQIGNWLNLLQFGFVVLISAPAFDLGWTRLLPLAHGSALLQRAMIDGTRLWEFAPLDLAVLVGVAAVYLGLGYVVFELATRRARRLGVLGDY, from the coding sequence ATGAGCGACGCGGGCCTCGACGCGAGCGAGACGAGCCTCGACGCGGGCGTCACCCCCCAGCGGGCGACCTACGCCGAACTCGCGAAACAGGTGCTCTACCGCGAGTATCTGATCTTCGTCCGCTACCCGGCCAACGCTATCGGGGGGATCGTCGTCTCGCTGTTTTTCTTCGGCCTGTTGTTCTACGGCGGGGAGATGGTCGCCGGACGGGCGCTCACCGACTCGCTGGCGGGGATCGTCGTCGGCTACTTCCTCTGGACGCTCTCGGTCGGCGCGTACTCCTCGATCTCCAACGACATCGGCAGCGAGGTCCAGTGGGGCACGCTCGAACGCCACGTCATGACGCCGTTCGGCTTCGCACCCGTCGCGCTGCTGAAAGGCGTGGCCAAGCTCGTCCGCACGTTCCTCACCTCGGCGGTCATCCTGGCGGTGATGCTCGCGATCACCGATACCGGACTCGGGGTGCCCGTCCTCACCGTGGTCGTCGTCGCTGGACTCAGCGTCGTCTCCGTCCTGGGACTGGGCTTCGCCGCCGGCGGGATCACCGTCCTCTACAAGCAGATCGGTAACTGGCTGAACCTCCTCCAGTTCGGGTTCGTCGTGCTGATCTCCGCGCCCGCGTTCGACCTGGGCTGGACGCGACTGCTCCCGCTGGCCCACGGCAGCGCACTCCTCCAGCGGGCGATGATCGACGGGACTCGTCTCTGGGAGTTCGCCCCCCTCGACCTCGCCGTCCTCGTCGGTGTCGCCGCCGTCTACCTCGGTCTCGGTTACGTCGTCTTCGAACTGGCGACCCGCCGCGCTCGACGGCTCGGCGTCCTGGGTGACTACTGA